AATATCGCAAGAAGAGATAAATAAAGAAGAAGAAATATTAGAGCATAATAAAAAGATACAAACTTGTAAATAGGGGTTGTTTATGAGTGTTTTAGTTACTGGAGCTTCAGCTGGATTTGGTAGGGCTATTGCAAAGAAGTTTGCTAATAATGGACATAAGGTTGTAGCAGTTGCAAGAAGGAAAGAAAAGCTAGAATCTTTAAAAGATGAAATTAAAAATTGTCAAATTATTGCTTGTGATATTTGCAATAGAGATGAATTATTAAGAGGCTTTGAATCTTTGGATAAAGATTATAAAGATGTAGATATTTTAATAAATAATGCTGGATTAGCACTTGGAATTGCTAAGGCTCAAAATTGTGAATTTGATGATTGGGATAGAATGATAGAGGTAAATATTAAGGCATTAAGCTTTATTACTCATTACTTTTTACCAAAAATGATAGAAAATAAAAATGGACATATAATAAATATAGGCTCAATAGCAGGGACATATCCGTATCCGGGAGGTAATGTATATGGAGCTACAAAAGCATTTGTAAAGCAATTTTCTTTAAATCTAAAAGCTGATGTGGCAGGAAGCGGGGTTAGGGTTAGCAATATTGAGCCGGGTTTGTCTAGTGATAGCGAGTTTTCGCTTGTTAGATTCAAAGGAGATAGTAAAAAGGTGGAGGAGTTATATAGAGATTCAAATGCATTAAAACCAGAAGATATTGCAGAATCTGTGTATTTTGTCGCAAATATGCCAAAACATGTAAATATAAATAGCATAGAATTAATGCCAACTTCACAGAGTTTTGCTGCATTAGATGTGTATCGTTCAAAGTAGGGGGATTTATGAAATTACAGCATTTTAGAGAAGAGATAGATAATATTGACGATAAGATTTTAGAGCTTTTAGATAAGCGAATGGAAATCGTAAAGAGAATAGGGAAGACAAAGACAACAAATAATATTCCAATCTACCACCCAAAACGAGAACAAGAAATAATAAATCGCCTAAGTGCTAAGAATCCAAACTTTCTAACTAAAAGTGCGATAGAGGCGATTTATTTAGAAGTGTTTGCAGTTAGTAGAAATTTAGAGCTACCAGAAAAAGTAGCCTATTTAGGACCTATTGGTAGCTATACACATCAAGCAGCTGAAAGCAGGTTTGGTGCTATGTGTGAATATTTCTCACACAATACAATACAATCTACGATAAAGTCGCTAGAGAGTGGTCGCGTGAGCTATGCAGTAATACCCATAGAGAATAATCAAAATGGATTTGTTGGAGAGACTTTAGACCTTTTGAGGGATACTAGATACAACATAGTTGCTGAAGTTTATATGCCGATTCATCATTGCTTTGCTTCGCTATCAGAAAAGCTAGATGAAATAGAGGTTTTATACTCTAAAGATATAGCCTTTGGGCAATGTTTTAATTTCTTAAATGAACATAGTTTAGACCATATAGAAAGAATCCCAGTAGAATCCACAGCAAAAGCAGCACAACTAGCAAGTGAAAACAAAAAAAGTGCAGCAATTTGTTCAAGTATTGCTTCAAAGCTTTATAATGTGCCTGTTATGTTTGATAATATAGAAGATACAAGTGGTAATAAAACTAGATTTATAATTATGAGTAATTTTAAAAATCAAAAAAGCGGAAATGATAAGACAACTATTTTTGCAAATTTGGAAGGCTCTGATAAGCCGGGAGTGTTATATCAGCTATTATATGATGTAAGGGATTTAAATATAAATATGACTTCAATTCAATCGCGTCCTTCAAAGATGAATGGTAATTTTGAATATTGTTTTTTTATAGATATTGATGGACATATTGATGATGCTAATGTGAGCGAATTATTTTCTCGTTACAGAAAAGAACTAAAATGGCTAGGAAGCTATCTTAAAAATTGTTAAAACTATTAGGGTAGCTATTGCATTGCCAACAAATGGTGTAGCAAACCAAATTCGAAACTTTGGTCTATCCAAAGTAACATCAACAGAGCTTTTAGTTAAATACAAATTTGATAAAGATTTATAATATATTCCAATGTTGAGAGGGTTATTGTGTAAAACATAATTTAAAATGCCGGTTTTGTGTAACACAAATTGCACTTAGGTTTTACTAGAGCAGTGGCGTAAATAGTCCAAAAGACGCAAGAGGCAAAGAATACAAGAAAATCTTAAAATTGATTTTTCTTGCACAATGTCAATGCAAAGTGCATTTGATTGGTGTTAAATCGTGAAATTAATACACTGAATTATTAACATCTGATGATTTGATGTTAAATTGTGGGCTAATGCATTCAAAAACCAAATCATTATCTCTTTTATGTAAAATGCGAATGTTTGTGAGTTGAACTTTTTCATTGATTTTATTTTTTGTCTGGCAAATTGATGGAATATTAATTGTGTGAATTGAATTTAATGTTAGGTTTTTTGCATTGCTTGGAATATTGCTAATTTTGGAAAATAAATCACTTTCTTTTGCTAAAACAGGGTTACTTTTGCAGGCTAGCAAAATCTCTTCTCCTCTGTTTGAGAGTATATGGACATTTTTTAAAATAATTTCATTTTTTGACAGGATAAAATAGCAATTTTTTTGATAATTTGAAGGAGTGTCGGACTTTAAAGAGATAGAACTTAAATTATAATTGCCTAGTTTTAGTAGAGATATAATATTTGATGAAAAAAGCATTAGGATTATCAAAAGAGTTGCTATGAAAGTGGTCATAATAAAAGGGGAGTTTATGATGCTAAAGTTGAGTTTTAATGGTAAAAATATAAAGAAGAAATTATAGATGAAAAATAAAGCAGTAAGCAACATTAAATCTTCCCAAGTATCAGTTGGTTCTATTAGTGATAAAATCAATAAAATATAAACAATAAAATTGCAAACAACTAGAAAAAACATATAAAGCAATGAAGAATATTTATCTTTATGATTTTTAATAACAAATATTGCAACAACAAAAAATGCAATCAATAATGAAACACAAAGTACAACTAAGATCCATTGTGGAAAAATGTCAAAGACATCTCCTAAAGAGACAAAAATAATCAAAAGAAGTGGTGTCTCAATAAGTGCAATAAAGGTTAAAATTTGTTTATTGCTCCAGTAGTGTTTAGAATTTTCTTGTATCTTTTTTATATAAAAAATAAAAAATGTAAAGATTGAACCTATAAAAATAGTACAAGTTATACCAATAACTCCCGTTACAGCCATTAAATACAACATATTATCTTGTGTAATAATGGGTGTATAATGAATATCTATAATAAAATACTTCATTAAAATAAGTGCTCCTATGACATTACATAGTGTCAATAGTAATACCCAGTGCTTAACAAAGTATTTTGCAAGATTATATAGAGAGTTCATATAATACTTTTCATCAAATTTAATACATAAATTTTCTAAGAAAAATTTATCTTGCTCGTATTGTTTTCCAATTTCATCTTTCCTCTTTTTTTCTTTGGCGTCATGATAAATCTCTATTGCGGTATGATTTTTTAACGCTTGAAGTAGCGTGTGGGCAGTGTAGTAAATTTCATTATTTAATTCTTTAAGTTGCGCAGAAAGCTCTATGGTGTATTTTGGGACATCTAATAAATCTTTTTTATTTTTAGCGAGTTTTTTAAGCTCAAAACATTTATTTTTAATGGAATCTAACTTTGAATTATGATAAAACTCATTTATCCAATTTATTGTTTCTTGATAAGTTTTTGCAAAAATTTCTTTTTCTTTTAAAAACTCTTTTATAAGTTTATTATGGGTATCTTGCATAATTGTCCTTTAAAAAACAAAGTTCTAAATATCTCTTTTTTATTCAAAATCACAAAAGAATTATAAAGAAGTAATTTAATGCTTCTAGTTTATATAAACAAAAGTATCTTATAATTTTATTTATATTATAAGTTAAGGATAAGTATGGTTGAAAGATACGCACGAGAAGAGATGAAAAAACTATGGGATATGAATGCCAAATACTCTGCATGGCTAGAAGTTGAAAAGGCTTTAGTTAGAGGCTGGAATAAGCTAGGGCTTGTTCCAGATAGCGATTGTGAGAAGATTTGCAAAAATGCAAAATTTGACATTGCAAGAATAGACGAGATTGAAGCAATTACTAAGCATGATTTAATTGCATTTACCACAAGTGTAGCAGAATCTTTGGGTGAAGAATCAAGATGGTTTCATTATGGAATTACTTCAAGTGATTGTATTGATACTGCTGTTGCATTGCAAATGAGAGATTCTTTAAAAATTATTTTACAAGATGTTAAAGAGTTAAAAGAAGCAATTAAAAATCGTGCAATGGAGCATAAAGACACACTTATGGTTGGGCGAAGCCATGGCATTCATGGAGAACCTATTACCTTTGGCTTAGTTTTAGCCATATGGTATGATGAGATCTCACGCCACGAGAAGGCTTTAGAATCCACAATGGAAGTAATATCTGTGGGACAGCTAAGCGGTGCTATGGGCAATCTAGCTCACACACCAATAGAGCTTGAAGAGCTAGTGTGTGCAGATCTAGGGCTTAAAGCTGCTCCTGCTAGCAATCAAGTAATCCAAAGGGATCGTTATGCTAGGCTTATGAGCGATTTAGCACTTTTGGCTAGTAGTTGTGAGAAGTTTGCTGTTCAAATCCGACATATGCAAAGAACAGAAGTGTATGAAGCAGAAGAATATTTTAGCGAGGGACAAAAGGGAAGCTCTGCTATGCCACACAAAAGAAATCCAGTGCTAAGCGAAAACATAACAGGGCTTTGTAGAATAATAAGATCTTATGCTTTGCCTTCTATGGAGAATGTAGCCCTTTGGCATGAAAGAGATATTAGCCACTCTAGTGTGGAGAGATTCATCTTACCAGATAGTTTTATTGCAAGTGATTTTATGCTTGTGCGCCTTACAAACCTTATAAAAAACCTCGTCGTATATCCTAAAAATATGATGAAAAACCTAAATCTAACCGGTGGGCTAGTCTTCTCTCAAAGAATCTTACTAGAGCTTCCAAAAAAAGGTGTAAAAAGAGAAGAAGCCTATAAAATCGTGCAAAGAAATGCCATGAAAGTATGGGCGGACTTACAAGAGGGTAAAGCTGTGGTAAATGACAAGGGCGAAAGCTTGTATTTACAACATTTATTAAGCGATAGCGATCTTGTAAATATCATCGGAGAAGAGGCAATTAAAGAATGCTTTGAGTTTAGCTACTACACTAAAAATGTAGATTCTATCTTTAAGAGAGTGTTTTAGGTAGTTTTATTATGAAAGCATTAATTATTTTCGCACATACATTTTGGGAGGCTTCTAGCACTAACAAAATTCTCTTAAAATCTACTAAAAATATGCAATCTTTACTTAAACCGCTTTATTATACTTTTGCATATGTTGGTTGCATAAGTGTAGAATATTATGCAATATTTAATGCCAATAGAGGCAACATTGATATAAATGCATATCACAAGGCCATAAAAAAGGCTAATGCTTGTGGATAATGTTTAGTATATTTTAAGGAATCTTAATGCTTTTGGGAAGTTTGTTTGCTGGTATTGGAGGTATTGAGCTTGGTTTCAAAAATGCAGGAGTTAATACTACTTGGGCAGTTGAAATAGATTCTAAAGCTTGTGAGACATATAGGGCAAATTTTAAGAATCTAATTGTCAATGATGATATTAATAATGTTGCTTTAGAGAAATTAAATAAGGTGGATATTATTAGTGCTGGTTTTCCTTGTCAAGCTTTTTCTGTGGCTGGATATCGCAAGGGTTTTAATGATGAACGAGGCAATGTATTTTTTGGAATTTTAAGATATTTAGAACATTTTAAACCAAAAGTAGTATTTTTAGAAAATGTTAAGAATTTAAAAACACATGATAAAGGTAATACATTAAAAATTATTTTACAAGAGCTTGAAAAATTAGGTTATTTTGTAAAGCATGAAGTATTAAATACCGCTAAATATGGGAATATTCCACAGAATAGAGAGAGAATTTATTTGGTTGGGTTTTTAGATTCTAAAGCTTATAAAAAGTTTAAATTCCCAAAAGAGATTCCATTGACAAAAAATATACAAGATTTATTGGATAAAAAAGTAAGTGATGAGTTTTATTATACTCATACAAAATATTATGATATTTTAAAAGAAAATATGAAAAACAAAAACACTCTTTATCAGTGGAGAAGACACTATGTAAGGGAAAATAAATCAAATTTATGTCCCACACTAACTGCAAATATGGGAACAGGTGGGCACAATGTTCCTTTAGTAATTGATAATAAAGATATAAGGAAATTAACCCCTAGAGAATGTGCTAGATTTCAAGGATTTTCTGATAGCTTTATTTTGCCTAGCACACTTTCAAATGCTTCCCTTTATAAACAAATAGGCAATAGTGTTTCTGTGGGCGTGATAGAAGCAATAGCAAATAAAATAGTGGAGGTATTATGATGGAAGATATAGAGAATTTTACAAAAGAACATATTGAGGCATTTAACGAAAAACCAAGTAGCTTTAAGAATGCAACGCCCAATGAAACACAAATTAAAGATTATTTACGAACAAGATATATGAGCCTACTTGATAATGATAGTTTTAAAGCAAAAATTTTACAAAGATTTGAAAAACTTGATTATAAGAAAAATAAAATTGTAGATATTGCAAATGATGAAATATTATATAAAGCAGATGTTGAGCGTTTTTTAGAGACACAAATTTTTGTAGAGGTAGCTAAAAAAATAGATATTTCCAAACTCAAAGATGTTGCACTAACACATATACAAGAAATATTTAATAATGATAAAAAATTTAAATTTATACAAAGTAAGCTTTCTAAAGTTTTAGAAAAATCTCTTTTTGTAGCAAGTATTGATGGATTTTCTACAAATTTATTAAATATTAATTCTGGTGTAATGACTGCAAATGCTGGAGATAGTGCTCAGTTTTTGTTTATCGCAAGGGCAATTTTGGCTGGTTTTAATGCTTCAAATGTAGATGTAAGAAGTAGCAGATATGATGCTATTGTGGATTTTGAAAATATTCTTTTGCGAATCCAAATTAAAGGAATTTCTAGTGGTGAGGTTATTAGTTTTAAAGATAGAGATAGGGGCGGACAAGGTATAGACCATACACACGAAAGAAACAGGGGCAAACGCATTACAAGCAAGGATTGCGATATTTATGTCGCAGTGGATAAACAAGTTGGAATTTGCTATATTTTACCTATGAGTTATGCAGATAGTTTGAGTGATGAGGAATGTGTAAAGGTTAAATTGCAAGACATTCAAAAATATAAAGAAAATTGGGAAATAATTAAAAAAGTAGCAAGGCAAAAATAACATGACTAATCAGCCTTTGCTCAATAAATACCTTAATATTTGTGGTTTGGAATTACTAAAACAAATAGAAGATAGTAGCATTGCGCTGTGTTTTTTTGATCCGCAGTATCGTGGTGTGCTTGAAAAACTTAAGTATGGTAATGAGGGTGAGCGTCAAAAGGGTAGGGCGACTTTGGTGCAAATGAGTGAGGACACTATAATTTCTTTTATCAAAGAGATTGATAGAGTGCTTAAAAAAAGTGCTTACTTAATGCTATGGATTGATAAGTTTCATCTCTGCGAGGGGGTGAAGTCTTGGCTAGATTCTACAAGTTTGCAGATTGTGGATTTAATCACTTGGGATAAGGGCAAAATGGGTATGGGTTATCGCACGAGACGACAAAGTGAATATTTGCTTATCTTACAAAAAAAACCACTCAAAGCAAAAGATACTTGGAAGCTGCATAATATCCGCGATGTGTATATGGAAAAGATTCCGCAAGATGAGCTAAAACTTCACCCACACGTAAAGCCAAAAGGTTTACAAAGCAAATTAATAGAATCTTGTAGCAATGTTGGAGATATAGTGCTTGATCCTGCTGCTGGAAGCTTTAGTGTGTTTGAATGCTGCAAAATTCTAAAAAGAGAGTTTATTGGTAGTAATCTAGCTTTAAATAACATTTGTAAAGTATTAACAACTAAATAACATGATACAATATAATAGTTTTGCGTATAATTAGGGGGAGTGTGCAATGCAATTGTTTATGATATTCTCGACTTTAATATCTGTCATAATAGTGTCTTACTATATATTAAAAAAATATAATCCAATTTTTATCTTTTTATTTTCCGGAATAATTTTAATTATTTTTGCATTTTATATAACAGGTACACCAATACCAAAGTCTCCTACAAGAGAAGATGTTAGCTTTTTAAATGTATTACTTGATAGTTATGCATTTATAGTTGCTACCTTTAAAGAGCAACTTAGCGGAACTGGGCTTATTATTATGAGTGTTGCTGGATTTGCTGCTTATATGAAGCATATAAACGCTTCTGCCAAATTAGCATTTTTAGCAAATAAATCACTAGGTAAGATACAAAATAAATATCTAATTTTAAGCGGAACTTTTGTAGTTGGAATGGCGTTAAAGATTGTTATTTCAAGCTATACTGGATTACTTTTATTGCTTCTAGCTTGTATTTATCCAGTGCTAATAGCCCTAAAAATACGACCAATAACAGCAGTATGCGTCCTATCTCTAATAGCACTTGATTATGGACCAAAGGACGCAAATAAAGACGCTAAAAAACTAGGTGAAGACATGGTTGTTATCCTAAAGGGAATGGCAGAAATCTTTGTAAGTGTTGTTAGCATTTTAATTGCTACTTCTGTATTTGCAAAAGGAATTGAATCTCTAGGCGGAATAGGGATTTTGGTAAATGCAATGAAAAGCTTTGGTGAAGAGGGTGAGTTTGCTTGGATTGCTGTGTTATTATCAATCACAATTCTTAGCTTTTTAGTGTATTTTGCAAGTGTTATCATGGGTAGTGGCATTGCTGCTTTTAATGTATTTGGTAAATTAGCCCCTGATATTGCGACAAAACTTGGGATAGCTCCTATAACTTTGGTTCTACCAATAGAGATAGCATCATGCTTAGGAAGGGCTGCTTCGCCAATCTCTGGTGGAATCTTGGCGTTAGCTGGATTTGCCAAAGTATCTCCAATGGATATTATAAAGAGAACTACGCCTTTATTGCTAATTGCCATGATTATTAATATTGCTGTGGCATTTTATTTATCGTAAATTAACTAAGGAATAATATGAAAAAAGCATTGTTTATTTGGCTTATTTGCAGCAATGTTATCTTTGCTACTAGTATGAGTGTGTTTGCAGATATAAATATGGATTCTTATAGTAATACAAGAAATGATACTATAAGCACACAAGATATAGCTCTAACAAACCTAAACTACAAAGAAAAAAACACCCAAAAAATACTACATACAAAAGTAAATGAAAATGCTCATATAAATAGATTCTATCAACTAGAAGGGATAATAGGGGATAAAGATACAAAAGAGGTTAGGGCATGGGCGTATTATGAGCTAGTAGATAACAATAAAATTCTGCATTTGACGCTACTTGAATCTAGCATAAAAGATTCCAAAAAAAGGCAAATCCCAAATATAAAGGAACTAAAAATAAGCTCTAACTCTAATGAGTGCAATGGATTTACAATACAAGGAATCTGGCAAAGTAATAAAATAGTAAATAATTATCAAAAATTAGAATTTGAAAATATAGATTCTAGCTTTAATGGAGATAAGTTTTATTTTTGTGAAAGTAAGATTAAATATAGCAACATAAACATTGCAAATTTCAACATTGAAGAGATAGCACAAAGCAAAGTAGGGCAGAATCCTAGATTCTTTAACTATAGCTTTAGTGTTCCATTTATAGAAGGTAATAGAAAATTTAATGAATCATTTTA
The Helicobacter ibis DNA segment above includes these coding regions:
- a CDS encoding SDR family NAD(P)-dependent oxidoreductase, with the protein product MSVLVTGASAGFGRAIAKKFANNGHKVVAVARRKEKLESLKDEIKNCQIIACDICNRDELLRGFESLDKDYKDVDILINNAGLALGIAKAQNCEFDDWDRMIEVNIKALSFITHYFLPKMIENKNGHIINIGSIAGTYPYPGGNVYGATKAFVKQFSLNLKADVAGSGVRVSNIEPGLSSDSEFSLVRFKGDSKKVEELYRDSNALKPEDIAESVYFVANMPKHVNINSIELMPTSQSFAALDVYRSK
- a CDS encoding DNA-methyltransferase, which encodes MTNQPLLNKYLNICGLELLKQIEDSSIALCFFDPQYRGVLEKLKYGNEGERQKGRATLVQMSEDTIISFIKEIDRVLKKSAYLMLWIDKFHLCEGVKSWLDSTSLQIVDLITWDKGKMGMGYRTRRQSEYLLILQKKPLKAKDTWKLHNIRDVYMEKIPQDELKLHPHVKPKGLQSKLIESCSNVGDIVLDPAAGSFSVFECCKILKREFIGSNLALNNICKVLTTK
- a CDS encoding group I intron-associated PD-(D/E)XK endonuclease, producing the protein MEDIENFTKEHIEAFNEKPSSFKNATPNETQIKDYLRTRYMSLLDNDSFKAKILQRFEKLDYKKNKIVDIANDEILYKADVERFLETQIFVEVAKKIDISKLKDVALTHIQEIFNNDKKFKFIQSKLSKVLEKSLFVASIDGFSTNLLNINSGVMTANAGDSAQFLFIARAILAGFNASNVDVRSSRYDAIVDFENILLRIQIKGISSGEVISFKDRDRGGQGIDHTHERNRGKRITSKDCDIYVAVDKQVGICYILPMSYADSLSDEECVKVKLQDIQKYKENWEIIKKVARQK
- the dcm gene encoding DNA cytosine methyltransferase, which translates into the protein MLLGSLFAGIGGIELGFKNAGVNTTWAVEIDSKACETYRANFKNLIVNDDINNVALEKLNKVDIISAGFPCQAFSVAGYRKGFNDERGNVFFGILRYLEHFKPKVVFLENVKNLKTHDKGNTLKIILQELEKLGYFVKHEVLNTAKYGNIPQNRERIYLVGFLDSKAYKKFKFPKEIPLTKNIQDLLDKKVSDEFYYTHTKYYDILKENMKNKNTLYQWRRHYVRENKSNLCPTLTANMGTGGHNVPLVIDNKDIRKLTPRECARFQGFSDSFILPSTLSNASLYKQIGNSVSVGVIEAIANKIVEVL
- a CDS encoding RsiV family protein gives rise to the protein MKKALFIWLICSNVIFATSMSVFADINMDSYSNTRNDTISTQDIALTNLNYKEKNTQKILHTKVNENAHINRFYQLEGIIGDKDTKEVRAWAYYELVDNNKILHLTLLESSIKDSKKRQIPNIKELKISSNSNECNGFTIQGIWQSNKIVNNYQKLEFENIDSSFNGDKFYFCESKIKYSNINIANFNIEEIAQSKVGQNPRFFNYSFSVPFIEGNRKFNESFYPQFVETIQKTFEIENRKMHGLCDNCNSVKELSNANVYSARNEVDINFDFRNLLNIGYIDSKIIVFNEVVYSYTGGAHGNSYYGSRLYDLESKDFLMLQIDDIFVKSDELLKLIDKKLKETIDANMLFEPDKPLNTMPSSFQIDSDNFIFIYNTYEIAPYSSGAIKIKFKFYELTNHVKNTGFIAYLFNAIPQ
- a CDS encoding Yip1 family protein, translating into MQDTHNKLIKEFLKEKEIFAKTYQETINWINEFYHNSKLDSIKNKCFELKKLAKNKKDLLDVPKYTIELSAQLKELNNEIYYTAHTLLQALKNHTAIEIYHDAKEKKRKDEIGKQYEQDKFFLENLCIKFDEKYYMNSLYNLAKYFVKHWVLLLTLCNVIGALILMKYFIIDIHYTPIITQDNMLYLMAVTGVIGITCTIFIGSIFTFFIFYIKKIQENSKHYWSNKQILTFIALIETPLLLIIFVSLGDVFDIFPQWILVVLCVSLLIAFFVVAIFVIKNHKDKYSSLLYMFFLVVCNFIVYILLILSLIEPTDTWEDLMLLTALFFIYNFFFIFLPLKLNFSIINSPFIMTTFIATLLIILMLFSSNIISLLKLGNYNLSSISLKSDTPSNYQKNCYFILSKNEIILKNVHILSNRGEEILLACKSNPVLAKESDLFSKISNIPSNAKNLTLNSIHTINIPSICQTKNKINEKVQLTNIRILHKRDNDLVFECISPQFNIKSSDVNNSVY
- a CDS encoding NADPH-dependent FMN reductase family protein, giving the protein MKALIIFAHTFWEASSTNKILLKSTKNMQSLLKPLYYTFAYVGCISVEYYAIFNANRGNIDINAYHKAIKKANACG
- the pheA gene encoding chorismate mutase, with protein sequence MKLQHFREEIDNIDDKILELLDKRMEIVKRIGKTKTTNNIPIYHPKREQEIINRLSAKNPNFLTKSAIEAIYLEVFAVSRNLELPEKVAYLGPIGSYTHQAAESRFGAMCEYFSHNTIQSTIKSLESGRVSYAVIPIENNQNGFVGETLDLLRDTRYNIVAEVYMPIHHCFASLSEKLDEIEVLYSKDIAFGQCFNFLNEHSLDHIERIPVESTAKAAQLASENKKSAAICSSIASKLYNVPVMFDNIEDTSGNKTRFIIMSNFKNQKSGNDKTTIFANLEGSDKPGVLYQLLYDVRDLNINMTSIQSRPSKMNGNFEYCFFIDIDGHIDDANVSELFSRYRKELKWLGSYLKNC
- the dcuC gene encoding C4-dicarboxylate transporter DcuC yields the protein MQLFMIFSTLISVIIVSYYILKKYNPIFIFLFSGIILIIFAFYITGTPIPKSPTREDVSFLNVLLDSYAFIVATFKEQLSGTGLIIMSVAGFAAYMKHINASAKLAFLANKSLGKIQNKYLILSGTFVVGMALKIVISSYTGLLLLLLACIYPVLIALKIRPITAVCVLSLIALDYGPKDANKDAKKLGEDMVVILKGMAEIFVSVVSILIATSVFAKGIESLGGIGILVNAMKSFGEEGEFAWIAVLLSITILSFLVYFASVIMGSGIAAFNVFGKLAPDIATKLGIAPITLVLPIEIASCLGRAASPISGGILALAGFAKVSPMDIIKRTTPLLLIAMIINIAVAFYLS
- the purB gene encoding adenylosuccinate lyase, which codes for MVERYAREEMKKLWDMNAKYSAWLEVEKALVRGWNKLGLVPDSDCEKICKNAKFDIARIDEIEAITKHDLIAFTTSVAESLGEESRWFHYGITSSDCIDTAVALQMRDSLKIILQDVKELKEAIKNRAMEHKDTLMVGRSHGIHGEPITFGLVLAIWYDEISRHEKALESTMEVISVGQLSGAMGNLAHTPIELEELVCADLGLKAAPASNQVIQRDRYARLMSDLALLASSCEKFAVQIRHMQRTEVYEAEEYFSEGQKGSSAMPHKRNPVLSENITGLCRIIRSYALPSMENVALWHERDISHSSVERFILPDSFIASDFMLVRLTNLIKNLVVYPKNMMKNLNLTGGLVFSQRILLELPKKGVKREEAYKIVQRNAMKVWADLQEGKAVVNDKGESLYLQHLLSDSDLVNIIGEEAIKECFEFSYYTKNVDSIFKRVF